A DNA window from Brassica napus cultivar Da-Ae chromosome A4, Da-Ae, whole genome shotgun sequence contains the following coding sequences:
- the LOC106449865 gene encoding F-box/kelch-repeat protein At1g64840-like has protein sequence MLQSAIKKKTSSSSSSSSSSVSMMPAWSRLPEELLHIISENVEDCFDIVHARSVSNSWRSTFSFPCMLRRQSYSLPSFVNFPSESKGLCTLEKIPLFLFRVQTPPPASASEYLLGGIGRDESEDLTELPSPVQCSVKVKIPGYEPTLMNMRDGQIFPLGHQYRISCDSKDYRSVAFLQLNQEGREEFIVLLGFSSFFLRLRSSEMKWKLVMGFRTPLSDDIVTFRRRFYVTVRDTSLTKIYTFRIDPFSLRMTRLMPLNNVGSLKYLVPCGNDDELFMVEKFLSFYNNVIDFSRFTCKVSRLHEESDLWVEVSDLGDRVLFIRQQGNVSCSAKELPDGCGVSGNSILFTNELDNGTYVYKYGVDTGRGEDDINCWNFSGENRVTILSTSPVVSFRVEH, from the coding sequence ATGCTACAATCTGCAATAAAAAAGaagacatcatcatcatcatcatcatcatcatcatccgtTTCCATGATGCCAGCCTGGTCTCGTCTGCCAGAGGAGCTACTGCACATTATATCCGAGAATGTGGAGGACTGTTTCGATATTGTTCATGCTCGTTCTGTTTCCAACTCGTGGAGATCCACATTTTCCTTTCCTTGCATGTTACGCCGCCAAAGTTACTCTCTTCCTTCCTTCGTCAACTTCCCTAGCGAAAGCAAAGGCTTGTGCACCCTTGAGAAGATCCCTTTGTTCCTCTTTCGAGTCCAAACTCCTCCTCCTGCCTCGGCTTCTGAGTATTTGCTAGGAGGGATAGGCCGAGATGAGTCAGAGGATCTGACAGAGCTTCCATCTCCTGTTCAGTGTTCAGTGAAAGTGAAGATCCCAGGATACGAGCCAACTTTGATGAACATGCGTGACGGCCAGATCTTCCCTCTTGGCCATCAGTACAGAATCAGTTGTGATTCTAAAGACTACAGAAGCGTAGCTTTTCTTCAGCTAAACCAGGAGGGAAGAGAAGAATTCATTGTGCTTCTCGGCTTCAGTAGCTTTTTTTTGCGGTTAAGAAGTTCTGAAATGAAGTGGAAGCTGGTTATGGGATTCAGAACTCCTTTATCTGACGATATAGTAACTTTCAGACGCAGGTTTTATGTAACCGTTCGTGATACGAGTTTGACTAAGATCTATACTTTCAGGATAGATCCTTTCTCGTTGCGCATGACTCGCTTGATGCCCCTGAATAATGTGGGCTCGCTAAAATATCTGGTGCCATGTGGCAATGATGACGAACTTTTCATGGTTGAGAAATTCCTctctttttataataatgtaatAGATTTTTCTCGGTTTACATGCAAAGTGAGTAGGCTACATGAGGAAAGTGATCTATGGGTTGAGGTCAGTGACTTAGGAGACCGTGTGTTATTTATAAGACAGCAGGGAAATGTCTCATGCTCGGCTAAGGAGCTTCCTGATGGTTGTGGTGTGAGTGGGAACTCAATTCTGTTCACAAATGAGCTAGACAATGGAACATACGTCTATAAATATGGAGTGGATACAGGAAGAGGGGAAGATGATATCAACTGTTGGAATTTCTCAGGAGAGAATCGTGTGACTATCCTCAGTACATCTCCCGTGGTGAGTTTCCGTGTTGAACACTAA
- the LOC106448542 gene encoding F-box/kelch-repeat protein At1g64840-like yields MADWSLLPEELLNIISENVEDCFDIVHARSVSNSWRSTFSFPCMFRRQSYSLPSFANFPSESKDLCTLEKIPLFLFRVQTPPPASASEYFLGGIGRDESEDQTELPSPIQCSVKAKIPGSDPTLMNMRDGQIFPLGHQYRISCDSKEYRSLAFLPLHKEGREEFIVLLSFGRFLLALRSSEMKWELVMGFKAPSSDNIVTFRRRFYVTNHAGMTMIYTFSIDPLLHLTDVMPLNHTCSLVYLVPCGNDDELFLVEKFGSYSRVSNLCRWTCKVSRLHEESDLWVEVSDLGDRVLFIRQQGNVSCSAKELPDGCGVSGNSILFTNELDNGTYVYKYGVDTGREEDDLNCWRFSGENRVTILSTSPVVNFRVEH; encoded by the coding sequence ATGGCAGACTGGTCTCTTCTACCAGAGGAGCTACTGAACATTATATCCGAGAATGTGGAGGACTGTTTCGATATTGTTCATGCTCGTTCTGTTTCCAACTCGTGGCGATCCACATTTTCCTTTCCTTGCATGTTTCGCCGCCAAAGTTACTCTCTTCCTTCCTTCGCCAACTTCCCTAGCGAAAGCAAAGACTTGTGCACCCTTGAGAAGATCCCTTTGTTCCTCTTTCGAGTCCAAACTCCTCCTCCTGCCTCGGCTTCTGAGTATTTTCTAGGAGGGATAGGCCGAGATGAGTCGGAGGATCAGACAGAACTTCCATCTCCTATTCAGTGTTCAGTGAAAGCGAAGATCCCAGGATCTGATCCAACTTTGATGAACATGCGTGACGGCCAGATCTTCCCTCTTGGCCATCAGTACAGAATCAGTTGTGATTCTAAAGAGTACAGAAGCCTAGCTTTTCTTCCCCTACACAAGGAGGGAAGAGAAGAATTCATTGTGCTTCTCAGCTTCGGTAGATTTTTGTTGGCGTTAAGAAGTTCTGAAATGAAGTGGGAGCTGGTTATGGGATTCAAAGCTCCTTCATCTGACAATATAGTAACTTTCAGACGCAGGTTTTATGTAACCAATCATGCGGGTATGACTATGATATATACTTTCAGTATCGATCCTCTCTTGCACCTGACTGACGTGATGCCCCTGAATCATACGTGCTCGCTAGTATATCTGGTGCCATGTGGCAATGATGACGAACTTTTCCTGGTTGAGAAATTCGGCTCTTATTCTAGGGTATCAAATTTGTGTCGGTGGACATGCAAAGTGAGTAGGCTACATGAGGAAAGTGATCTATGGGTTGAGGTCAGTGACTTAGGAGACCGTGTGTTATTTATAAGACAGCAGGGAAATGTCTCATGCTCGGCTAAGGAGCTTCCTGATGGTTGTGGTGTGAGTGGGAACTCAATTCTGTTCACAAATGAGCTAGACAATGGAACATACGTCTATAAATATGGAGTGGATACAGGAAGAGAGGAAGATGATCTCAACTGTTGGAGGTTCTCAGGAGAGAATCGTGTGACGATCCTCAGTACATCTCCCGTGGTGAATTTCCGCGTTGAACACTAA
- the LOC106448539 gene encoding F-box/kelch-repeat protein At1g64840-like, whose translation MLQSAMKKKTSSSSSSVSMMPDWSRLPEELLHIISENVEDCFDIVHARSVSNSWRSTFSFPCMLRRQSNSLPSFVNFPSESKDLCTLEKIPLFLFRVQTPPPASASEYLLGGIGRDESEDLTELPSPVQCSVKVKIPGYEPTFMNMRDGQIFPLGHQYRISCDSKDYRSVAFLQLNQEGREEFIVLLGFSSFFLALRSYEMKWKLVMEFRTPLSDDIVTFRRRFYVTVRDTSLTKIYTFRMDPFSLRMTRLMPLNNVGSLKYLVPCGNDDELFMVEKFLSFYNNVIDFSRFTCKVSRLQEETGIWVEVSDLGDRVLFIGRFGNVSCSAKELPDGCGVSGNSILFTNELDNGTYVYKYGVDTGREADDLNCWNFSGENRVTILSTSPVVSFRVEH comes from the coding sequence ATGCTACAATCTGCAATGAAAAAGaagacatcatcatcatcatcatccgtTTCCATGATGCCAGACTGGTCTCGTCTGCCAGAGGAGCTACTGCACATTATATCCGAGAATGTGGAGGACTGTTTCGATATTGTTCATGCTCGTTCTGTTTCCAACTCGTGGCGATCCACATTTTCCTTTCCTTGCATGTTACGCCGCCAAAGTAACTCTCTTCCTTCCTTCGTCAACTTCCCTAGCGAAAGCAAAGACTTGTGCACCCTTGAGAAGATCCCTTTGTTCCTCTTTCGAGTCCAAACTCCTCCTCCTGCCTCGGCTTCTGAGTATTTGCTAGGAGGGATAGGCCGAGATGAGTCAGAGGATCTGACAGAGCTTCCATCTCCTGTTCAGTGTTCAGTGAAAGTGAAGATCCCAGGATACGAGCCAACTTTTATGAACATGCGTGACGGCCAGATCTTCCCTCTTGGCCATCAGTACAGAATCAGTTGTGATTCTAAAGACTACAGAAGCGTAGCTTTTCTTCAGCTAAACCAGGAGGGAAGAGAAGAATTCATTGTGCTTCTCGGCTTCAGTAGCTTTTTTTTGGCGTTAAGAAGTTATGAAATGAAGTGGAAGCTGGTTATGGAATTCAGAACTCCTTTATCTGACGATATAGTAACTTTCAGACGCAGGTTTTATGTAACCGTTCGTGATACGAGTTTGACTAAGATCTATACTTTCAGGATGGATCCTTTCTCGTTGCGCATGACTCGCTTGATGCCCCTGAATAATGTGGGCTCGCTAAAATATCTGGTGCCATGTGGCAATGATGACGAACTTTTCATGGTTGAGAAATTCCTctctttttataataatgtaatAGATTTTTCTCGGTTCACATGCAAAGTGAGTAGGCTACAAGAGGAGACTGGTATATGGGTTGAGGTCAGTGACTTAGGAGACCGCGTGTTGTTTATTGGACGCTTTGGAAATGTCTCATGCTCGGCTAAGGAGCTTCCTGATGGTTGTGGTGTAAGTGGGAACTCAATTCTGTTCACAAATGAGCTAGACAATGGAACATACGTCTACAAATATGGAGTGGATACAGGAAGAGAGGCAGATGATCTCAACTGTTGGAATTTCTCAGGAGAGAATCGTGTGACTATCCTCAGTACATCTCCCGTGGTGAGTTTCCGTGTTGAACACTAA
- the LOC106449864 gene encoding transcription factor LRL1-like produces MMDSLLTPSTSSHMQTPATTFDHEDFLNHIFASAPWPSVDETHAPQPPPSDGFVDSRNQQIMMMPLQSHQQNDNVDGSSAHALYNGFAATRSLPFHIPQGSGGGPMHQQGQTQRQPQQQASASTDTGGTAVSPSHSRTKVRARRGQATDPHSIAERLRRERIAERMKALQELVPNGNKTDKASMLDEIIDYVKFLQLQVKVLSMSRLGGAAYVSSQISEAGGSHESASSAVAGGNQPTGNSNDGLTMTEHQVAKLMEEDMGSAMQYLQGKGLCLMPISLATAISTATSHTRNSLIPGAADVGGSPSSSNLSGKTVQTMNTLKLNSNGNGMPEGSSSIAVKEAVTISKP; encoded by the exons ATGATGGACTCCCTTCTAACTCCTTCAACTTCTTCCCATATGCAAACTCCGGCGACTACTTTCGACCACGAAGACTTCCTAAACCACATCTTTGCCTCCGCTCCATGGCCCTCGGTGGACGAAACTCATGCTCCTCAGCCTCCTCCCTCTGATGGCTTCGTGGACTCGAGGAATCAACAGATCATGATGATGCCTTTACAATCTCATCAGCAAAACGACAACGTTGATGGCTCCTCCGCCCATGCTCTTTACAATGGCTTCGCCGCCACCAGATCTCTTCCTTTCCACATCCCTCAG GGGTCGGGAGGTGGACCGATGCACCAACAAGGCCAAACGCAAAGGCAACCACAACAGCAAGCGAGTGCGTCGACAGATACTGGTGGTACTGCGGTGTCTCCGTCCCATAGTAGGACTAAAGTCCGAGCTAGGAGAGGTCAAGCTACTGATCCTCACAGTATCGCCGAGAGG TTACGGAGAGAGAGAATTGCGGAGAGAATGAAAGCTCTTCAAGAACTTGTTCCTAACGGCAATAAg ACAGACAAGGCATCGATGCTCGATGAGATTATAGATTATGTTAAGTTCTTACAACTCCAAGTCAAG GTTCTGAGCATGAGCAGATTAGGTGGTGCTGCTTATGTTTCTTCTCAAATCTCTGAG gCAGGTGGGTCCCACGAGAGCGCGTCATCCGCCGTCGCCGGGGGTAACCAGCCTACCGGAAACTCCAACGACGGCTTGACGATGACGGAGCATCAAGTGGCGAAGCTAATGGAAGAAGACATGGGCTCGGCGATGCAATACCTTCAAGGAAAAGGTCTTTGTCTCATGCCTATATCTTTAGCCACTGCCATCTCAACCGCCACGAGCCACACGCGTAACTCTTTGATCCCTGGAGCTGCCGATGTCGGAGGTAGCCCTTCTTCTTCCAATCTATCCGGCAAGACCGTACAGACAATGAACACGTTGAAGTTAAATAGCAACGGTAACGGCATGCCTGAGGGATCGTCGTCTATCGCCGTCAAAGAGGCGGTAACCATTTCGAAGCCGTGA
- the LOC125608006 gene encoding uncharacterized protein LOC125608006 has product MNPEKQEMPALISNLPKIWKLEERVVGTDLGFGKFQFDFETVEDMEGVLKNQPFHFDYWMLALARWQPKKSLLYPSEIPFWVRIIGVPVEFKTEATFESIGDAIGRTVTVDLDHSRVQVVVDAFKELCFETTIDFNGGEFYDGEEAPVSLRYEKLFGYCQVCGSLCHKDDVCPLDVKNTKKSPEKKREGREGNGVWHDGAKYDDRARSYKGVVINGNANQQQKEREGREYYGKGKGKMGEETDSKWMKVPERGNKRANNNRGTYRGDGEASRYRPARREDSRSGVQSGHLRHSSEQTKQPFQQEVREEVREEGEIRSVAEARIMPPSQAFQVELANTQAEGTTVISDPTDVDRGLAEVHGMQEDQVDLEDEDVMDMDEIKAHLLENGIDMDAEDFLEETAEEETEEVIKEQAEDNNAHVTDGGTVEEEQGPVAGNAEKKPGLRKRLFKASTGTAGSSKLRAFNALASPRKRAAAKPGVRPGDTIKQAESKGASNLKLGTQKI; this is encoded by the coding sequence ATGAATCCGGAGAAGCAGGAGATGCCGGCTCTAATTTCGAATCTCCCGAAGATATGGAAACTGGAAGAGAGGGTTGTTGGTacggatttggggtttgggaaGTTCCAGTTTGATTTCGAAACGGTGGAAGATATGGAAGGGGTTCTCAAGAATCAACCTTTTCATTTTGATTACTGGATGTTGGCTTTGGCGCGGTGGCAACCAAAAAAGTCCCTGCTCTATCCATCGGAAATACCTTTTTGGGTTCGAATCATTGGAGTCCCGGTGGAGTTCAAAACGGAAGCCACTTTTGAGAGCATTGGAGACGCCATAGGAAGAACGGTGACCGTAGATTTGGATCACTCTCGAGTGCAAGTGGTGGTTGATGCGTTTAAAGAATTGTGCTTTGAAACCACGATAGATTTCAATGGTGGGGAGTTCTATGATGGTGAGGAAGCTCCGGTATCACTGCGGTATGAGAAGCTGTTTGGATATTGTCAAGTGTGCGGGAGTCTTTGCCACAAGGACGACGTCTGTCCCCTAGATGTGAAGAACACTAAGAAGAGTCCAGAAAAGAAACGTGAGGGAAGAGAAGGTAATGGGGTTTGGCATGATGGAGCGAAGTACGATGATCGTGCAAGGAGTTATAAAGGTGTAGTCATTAATGGAAATGCGAATCAACAGCAAAAAGAAAGAGAGGGCCGTGAGTATTATGGCAAAGGTAAAGGCAAAATGGGGGAAGAAACCGATTCAAAATGGATGAAGGTGCCAGAGAGAGGAAATAAGAGAGCCAACAACAACCGTGGAACTTATAGAGGAGATGGGGAGGCTTCTCGATACAGACCTGCCAGGCGAGAGGACTCAAGGTCTGGTGTTCAGAGTGGGCATCTTCGACACTCTTCAGAACAGACTAAGCAACCGTTTCAACAAGAGGTTCGTGAGGAAGTTCGAGAGGAGGGTGAGATTAGGTCCGTTGCGGAGGCTCGCATAATGCCACCCTCTCAGGCGTTTCAAGTGGAACTGGCCAATACTCAGGCTGAGGGAACAACAGTCATCTCGGATCCTACTGACGTGGACCGTGGATTGGCAGAGGTACATGGTATGCAGGAGGATCAAGTTGACTTAGAAGATGAGGATGTGATGGACATGGATGAGATTAAGGCTCATCTACTTGAGAATGGGATTGATATGGATGCAGAGGATTTTTTAGAAGAGACAGCAGAGGAAGAAACTGAGGAAGTGATCAAGGAACAGGCAGAAGATAACAATGCTCATGTTACAGATGGGGGGACTGTGGAAGAGGAGCAAGGCCCGGTTGCTGGAAATGCGGAGAAGAAACCAGGACTACGTAAGAGGCTGTTCAAGGCATCGACCGGTACTGCGGGTAGTAGTAAATTGAGAGCATTTAATGCGCTTGCGTCCCCACGCAAGCGAGCTGCAGCGAAGCCAGGAGTGCGTCCGGGAGATACCATCAAGCAAGCGGAGAGTAAGGGTGCTTCAAACCTGAAACTTGGGACACAGAAGATTTGA